The following is a genomic window from Episyrphus balteatus chromosome 1, idEpiBalt1.1, whole genome shotgun sequence.
GCGGGCATAGACCCACAGCTATGGTATACGTCGTTACAGTATACAGTAAAGGAGGAGGAGGACATGGTGGCGGTGGAAGAGGATATGGTGGGAAAGGCGGAGGATATAGGCGAGGACATGGGGGCGGCGGCGGATATAGACGAGGACATGGAGGCGGCGGCGGACGTTGTTGCGGCGGATATCATGGTTAATCAAAGTGAcatgttttatgaaaatatatatcAACTATTgtgaattaacaaaaaaaagttttttttttactgtgactatttgaaaaaaaaataattaacaactTTTAGCTGGAAATTCCAAACTttattgcttttaaattgttcttacataaaaaaaaaattattatactttATGACTTAGCCTTTGTAACTGTTGCCAGGTCTTCCAGAACTTACTGGTTGTCCTCTGTATACGGTTCCAGGACGTGGTCCCGGTCCACTTTGCAAGCTTGGTCTACCTCCACTGCTACTAACACCATAAACAGATCCGCCCAATGGTCGACCACTTGGGCCTCCGGGTCCTGGTCCACCAAAACTATATCCTGATGTCAATGTTGGTCGATTACTGGGTCCCAAGCTAGGATTTATACTTTGACTGCCACCGGGTCTGCCACCTGATGACGGTCCAGGTCCATAATTTGGACCCGAACTTCCTCCATAACTTGGCCCAAATCGTCCGGCTTGTCGTGGATTACGAGCTGCATCTTCAGATGCagcaaaagtacaaaatattGCAACAATACTAAGAACTATGTTAACTTTCATTATGCCGATGATGATTTTTATTCCAATCGTGAAGCTATAAAGCAACTTTTCACTATGACTGATTGAATGAATCTATTCCTGAAGGAATTATTGACCGTCTATTTATATgcgaaaaattgaattatatacgTGGGAATGCAAATCTATAATCTTGCAACCAGTTCGAATGTAAAAATCAAACTTATCTTCTTCGTATAATGACAAGATTATTAACGCCTCGTCAATTCAGTTAAAGTGCGTGCGTCGTGATCTTCGTCCTGTCCTGTGGGAAGAACTACCCACTTATATCAATGTTCTATTCTAAGAACTGATacacaaaaatactttttttaagatCCAGTTTGTGCATCATTGCTGCATTGCAGGAATAATAATACTTGTAGTGTGATATCATTGAAAAGTCGTGACAGTTTGATCAACTTGTTAGCTTGTTACAAACTGCACTTGCATCAAACAGAGAAGACCACTTATTTTCACAGAAATATAAAGTTTGTGATTATTTGAATGAAACGTGTCATTCACATAATCTCTTTAATTGCGTGTTGATGTGCTGAGAGCACCATCTGAATTGCATGCATATTCTTcttagtcaatttttttttttgagcctGGACAGCCAAACTTGAATATTTAAGCAAAACCatgtaaaaatacaattttgctCATTCAAATCGTTACTTCTACAAGATTGGAAGATGgctgaggtttttttttgtcaacatctaaatttttttatccgCTTAAGCCTAGTATACagttctttttgataaaaaaaacaagtggtgaacaaatttttttttcgcaaaaacaaTGGGATGCACATTGCTTTACGAGAAAAAAATCGTGGTgagcattattttttttcggttttggtttacagctgtggtgaataaaaaaatatttttttttcggaaaaaatctataaaattctctcccataagaagtgcatcagttttttttagaagaactgcctagctttaaaataaaaatacacgaAAATTCTATCGAACCGTTTACATACAATTTTGCTtcgtttcaaaaaatataatggTGCATATACACGTATAAATATTTGTGCGCAATACCATCTGTATGCCCTCGAATGgaaaatttgaaagtttttttatttttcttcttatttgttGACCATTTAATAATCCAGATGATCACCAACAAAATCATCAATcatgaaatttaaatattttttcacacaataaaacaatctttttcttaagaaatttccaaacagttttcatttttacttcCTTTGTAAAATCCAACAATTACATCTATTTTATAACTAGGTACTACCTACTTCATTATCTCcagaaaaaacatattttcctCCAAAATACATAGTGTCCAAAAATGGTCCAAGCTAAATATGCTGAGGGGCCAACTAAaggctctcagaattttgaactttttaatccctaatacaatttttataaaattatcatttatgGCATTACGATGGTATCTAAATAATGCAGCTTGTccttctgtctgtctgtctgtcaaaCTTGgtagactctccagaggggttggaaaagtttaattttctcgaagaACACTCCAACGATTTTGCCAAAATATTCAAATGTCAGTTTTTAGAAAagctctatttaaaaaaaaatgtgaaatcaATATTTACGATAGATACCtgccatatttttattttaatctgaaTTCCtcccaaattcaatttcaacgaaatttttcataaaaaaaaaacaaaagtattaatataaaacaaaaattaaattaaataaaaataaaattaagttaataaatttaataaataatttttggatttaaaaaaataaatgaatttttttttgaaaattcctacAATACGGGaaaccaaatttattttaaaacttcgttttccaaaaattatttaacgattttgatttttgtattgcattttaaccctctgtaggcacacctcttttttgtgacggcacacgggtgcgaatttggtttatactttttcatgtcgctagaactttttacggtcacaatattttatagagaatcaagtaagaaattgatgtagaatattccgaggaattcgaatattgtattcacaattccgaaaaaaatattttcacccttataaagagacttttttgtgaccacttttttgaaaaaatcgtaattttttttatttttgtcctgctaAATTCGCACCcatgtgccgacagagggttaataaggaaaataaaataacctaCTCTTTTTGGATCTTAATTTCATTTGAGATGTTGGTTTTCCTTTGTagaacgaattttgtttttttttcttaactttatttttttcatatatgctttcatcaattttgtatgcaaaaagctttaaaaattttgggAATTTTAATTCCAAGACGAAGCTTAGAACATGTAACTACCTACAAAGAAAAATGTTcgatttattgcaattttctcgaaacggcactaacgattttgataaaatgtgattatttcagtttttttccaaattgaaatcagagatttttttttattttaaatcagtAAATTAGCTACAAATGCAAAacagtttttcttcaaactgtGAGAAaggaatgaaaatgaaaatcaatTAAAGACAATTTGGCCCTTAttatatttcaacaaaaacaaatgtttttttgagtaatttgtttttggcttgcgtttaaaatgaaaattagcAGCTAATCtgctgagttgtagaaaaaacacggcttaattatattttcctcccatttcttttaaattattctaCGTGTTTTCTTTCTTACTTATTGAAAGTGATTATTTAGCATAAATATAATAAGAATGATTATCTCTATAGTTTTTCGCAAACTGCACTAGTCTTGAATCCttgaaaaattagcaaaaacaaattctaaGAACGAATTACTTCAAAAGAAATTCAAGGATAGATTTAAAATctcaatttgattccaaaacAACGAAAATTATTTGACTTTTGATCTCTTAATTTTTGTGGgctaaagaaatttatttactttttttgcgaccaaaatttaaataaattgatacaataaatcaattaaataagTATTTATCAGtagcaaaattattatttatgcgGTTTTTAAATATCAGTTCATCTATGCTCTTTTATAAAAAGTGTACTGACTCACTGTTGCTTTCGTTTTGTATCAATATTGTGTTCTATTTTTGATCACTTCCCCGAAATTGAATCGATTTGTTGAAATTAAAGTTGTTTCACTCTAATGAAGAG
Proteins encoded in this region:
- the LOC129911952 gene encoding keratin, type I cytoskeletal 9-like, translating into MKVNIVLSIVAIFCTFAASEDAARNPRQAGRFGPSYGGSSGPNYGPGPSSGGRPGGSQSINPSLGPSNRPTLTSGYSFGGPGPGGPSGRPLGGSVYGVSSSGGRPSLQSGPGPRPGTVYRGQPVSSGRPGNSYKG